The Deltaproteobacteria bacterium genome contains a region encoding:
- a CDS encoding sigma 54-interacting transcriptional regulator has product MTVRIPDDLLGLLEQARSHEGATSLVIYHRDGAQVVGLSPGLGKIVGREPPADVPIRDHSLSRQHARFEVIDGELWIEDLGSTNGTWINGARVSRSRARPGDELMLGSVVVLVHALSPKESALYGLPSHDRFLSRLEEEAQRCRVFNRRMALLMVRAARGGEGHLCRWCPRVRALLRSVDRVGLYGPDVMEILLPESGASQVQTLTEAILAGRLEGEPSLQIGFGIYPDGARTIEALIDHVWSAVQRATLALPVVAVADTAEAGLAFPLELGGVGAPVVHNETMRDLFTTAERLGHTGIPVLIAGETGVGKELLALAIHRAGPRRARRLCSLNCGAIPPELIEATLFGHERAAFTGASEQRKGIFEQADGGTLFFDEIGELPPKAQVALLRALEGHVIRRVGGTKEIDVDVRVIAATNQDLEAMCHAGTFRSDLLYRLNAMTLRVPPLRERPEEIGPLAESFLEEANELHGRQLEGLTPAAAAWLLRYGWPGNVRELRNVIHRAAFVAQGTQIDEDDLLERVRGRGSATSLPAIPSLPPQPGDEDLDFRTRLERYQIHLLADALEQSGWNQTEAARRLRIPLRTLVHKIRVFGIRKPVKKRK; this is encoded by the coding sequence ATGACGGTCCGCATCCCGGACGATCTCCTCGGACTGCTCGAACAGGCCCGCAGCCACGAGGGAGCCACCTCGCTCGTGATCTACCACCGCGACGGCGCGCAGGTGGTTGGACTCTCGCCGGGGCTCGGCAAGATCGTCGGGCGCGAGCCGCCGGCCGATGTGCCGATCCGGGACCACAGCCTCTCGCGTCAGCACGCCCGCTTCGAGGTGATCGATGGCGAGCTGTGGATCGAGGACCTGGGCTCCACGAACGGTACCTGGATCAACGGCGCCCGCGTGAGCCGCAGCCGCGCCCGCCCCGGCGACGAGCTGATGCTCGGGTCGGTGGTGGTGCTGGTCCACGCGCTGTCGCCCAAGGAGAGCGCGCTCTATGGGCTCCCGAGCCACGACCGCTTCCTGAGCCGCCTGGAGGAGGAGGCGCAAAGGTGCCGCGTCTTCAACCGCCGCATGGCGCTCCTGATGGTGCGCGCGGCGCGCGGGGGCGAAGGGCACCTCTGTCGCTGGTGCCCGCGAGTACGGGCGCTCCTCCGCTCGGTGGATCGCGTGGGTCTCTACGGACCCGACGTGATGGAGATCCTCTTGCCCGAGTCCGGGGCCAGCCAGGTGCAGACGCTCACCGAGGCGATTCTCGCGGGACGCCTCGAGGGTGAACCGTCGCTGCAGATCGGGTTCGGCATCTACCCCGACGGGGCGCGCACCATCGAGGCACTGATCGACCACGTCTGGTCGGCCGTGCAGAGGGCCACGCTGGCTCTGCCCGTAGTCGCCGTCGCCGACACGGCCGAGGCGGGGCTCGCCTTTCCTCTCGAGCTCGGCGGGGTGGGGGCTCCCGTCGTTCACAACGAGACGATGCGCGACCTCTTCACCACCGCGGAGCGGCTCGGGCACACGGGGATTCCGGTGCTCATCGCCGGCGAGACGGGGGTGGGCAAGGAGCTCCTCGCGCTCGCGATCCATCGCGCCGGACCGCGGCGCGCGCGACGCCTCTGCTCGCTCAACTGCGGGGCGATTCCCCCCGAGCTGATCGAGGCCACGCTCTTCGGGCACGAGCGGGCCGCCTTCACCGGCGCGAGCGAGCAGCGCAAAGGGATCTTCGAACAGGCCGACGGCGGGACGCTCTTCTTCGACGAGATCGGCGAGCTGCCGCCCAAGGCGCAGGTCGCGCTGCTCCGCGCGCTCGAGGGGCACGTCATCCGTCGGGTCGGTGGGACGAAGGAGATCGACGTGGACGTGCGGGTCATCGCCGCCACGAACCAGGACCTGGAGGCCATGTGCCACGCGGGCACCTTCCGCAGCGACCTCCTCTACCGGCTGAACGCCATGACCCTGCGGGTGCCGCCGCTGCGCGAGCGCCCCGAGGAGATCGGGCCGCTGGCCGAGAGCTTCCTCGAGGAGGCGAACGAGCTGCACGGCCGCCAGCTCGAGGGGCTCACCCCGGCCGCCGCCGCGTGGCTCCTGCGCTACGGCTGGCCCGGCAACGTGCGCGAGCTCCGCAACGTGATCCACCGCGCGGCCTTCGTCGCGCAGGGCACGCAGATCGACGAGGATGACCTGCTCGAGCGCGTGCGCGGCCGCGGCAGCGCGACCTCGCTGCCGGCCATTCCCTCGCTGCCGCCCCAGCCGGGGGACGAGGACCTGGACTTCCGCACCCGCCTCGAGCGCTATCAGATCCACCTCCTCGCCGACGCGCTGGAGCAGTCCGGCTGGAACCAGACCGAAGCCGCCCGCCGCTTGCGCATCCCGCTCCGCACGCTGGTGCACAAGATCCGCGTCTTCGGCATCCGCAAGCCGGTGAAGAAGCGGAAGTAG
- a CDS encoding DEAD/DEAH box helicase has product MTRTGLDVFALRDRVVAEYASFARSFTTIYAEDLRRRIEELYAEERFWPPALIQLNPSYERAESLEQVIAKGLLAPRTAEYFRGPPTPGSPAGVPLSLYRHQHQAIAIAAEGESYVVTTGTGSGKSLCFFLPIFSEVLREKEREPAAPPRTRAIVIYPMNALANSQLEELEKYARQKAGPRLVTFASYTGQADALERQAIARQPPDILLTNFMMLELLLTRQDELDRTVIGNCAGLRFLVLDELHTYRGRQGADVALLVRRVRERLAPKGLLCVGTSATMASEGTLEDKKRVVAEVASKLFAVEVPESNVITESLERVTCADLDHEKVRPLLGPSIDAGLPESISDAELREHPLAIWVETRLGVTWSEADSQWVRARPLSLGEASDALSRDAGRDVDACRAALRELLLVSSLPEQVRTGRPGDSSRGFFAFKLHQFLSGAGNAYATFEPPGQRSVTVEGQHFLPGAPEKRLYPLHFCRECGQEAHPVRLATDGAETRVLPRDIDDTMALAPEAEADAAALETQGIGFLVPAPVDADFDFAARDADYPEAWLEHDADGAPRLKSSYRGARVQEVRVSPGGLLGTGTPGWLIPGRFRFCLRCRTAHATSARDRTRLASLSSEGRSSATTVLVTSVLRALHEADSGLDRYTRKLLGFSDNRQDAALQAGHFNDFIFVSLVRGSFYAALEAAGEAGLRSDELGLAQQRALGFDGAHAELRAEWLLEAGLKGFNLQDAEGTLRQVLAYRAWFDQRRGWRYTNPNLEDLGLLEVSYLGLEELAADDSEFADAPELLRHATPEVREAVYLELFDHLRRSLAVRSQVLEPATVEQLADRSHARLRAPWGLSRDEKPPSGRWLMVAAPARRETRMRDEDLLVRGGARSALGRLLRSSQAPSGRRLWSDATIARRLRAEELDRLIEALLAAARAHGLVSEEVTPFDALKGYRLNDACVVFRRGHPDPARGGSRANTFFRGLYANLAAVLGQPEHPLFGFEAREHTAQVEGARRAIREKRFRYGEHERRDLAERTEEVQSLGESTRFLPVLFCSPTMELGVDISSLNAVHLRNVPPTPANYAQRSGRAGRGGQAALVLTYCAAQSPHDQYFFRDPKAMVHGEVRPPILDLSNRELVESHLLATWLASTETPLEPSIAELLVLPDRSRPLKAELVQRLCAPPVGPRAVVRLERLLASLEPELTAERAPWYPGPEPFARELVEAAFERFRRAFDRWRDLFASAELQRDAARRVLDSYAARPRERSEAKARHAQALAQLELLQQSIHERSGDFYVYRYLATEGFLPGYNFPRLPLRAFVPPPPDGRGRETYLQRPRFLAVAEFGPRSLIYHEGRAYRVVRTLLGAAWSEATGAETRLPTLAVRICASCGAAHFEDESSLCHACRAPLGDAEQVRDILRIENVGTWPAERITANDEERQRQGFELQTTFAWATRDHVLDVRRVQALDARGPLAELSFGAGATITRLNKGLRRRADRAVHGFLMNPISGYWAKNADEDAEGEDPTAVPPQRIVPCVQDHKNALLLRPTRQDFSPVTLTTLQYALLRGIETRYQLEQGELLAEPLPSREARKGFLFYEATEGGAGVLTRLVAEPKALARVARRALELLHFELPEEGGLPPDAGGLRERPGTACVAACYGCLMSYFNQPEHELLDRRDPELRELLLRLAGSRTGAVESAPPPRRRTGSAPVAALPGAAARFRERVAELGLPSPDDAALPLGEARLPLVWRQDFVVVIEDAQAPLAARLEEQGFAVIPISADEAGWQDALSALTQALGRAP; this is encoded by the coding sequence GTGACCCGGACTGGCCTCGACGTCTTCGCGCTGCGCGACCGCGTGGTGGCCGAGTACGCGAGCTTCGCGCGCTCCTTCACCACGATCTACGCCGAGGACCTGCGGCGGCGCATCGAGGAGCTCTACGCCGAGGAGCGCTTCTGGCCCCCGGCGCTCATTCAGCTCAACCCGAGCTACGAGCGGGCGGAGAGCCTCGAGCAAGTCATCGCCAAGGGCCTCCTCGCGCCGCGAACTGCCGAGTACTTTCGTGGTCCGCCGACGCCCGGGTCTCCGGCGGGCGTGCCTCTGTCGCTCTACCGCCACCAGCACCAGGCCATCGCCATCGCGGCCGAGGGCGAGAGCTACGTCGTGACCACGGGCACAGGCTCGGGCAAGTCGCTCTGCTTCTTCCTGCCGATCTTCAGCGAGGTGCTGCGGGAGAAGGAACGGGAGCCGGCCGCCCCGCCGCGCACGCGCGCGATCGTCATCTATCCCATGAACGCGCTCGCGAACAGCCAGCTCGAGGAGCTCGAGAAGTACGCCCGGCAGAAGGCCGGCCCGCGCCTCGTAACCTTTGCCAGCTACACGGGCCAGGCGGACGCTTTGGAGCGCCAAGCGATCGCTCGCCAACCGCCCGACATCCTGCTCACCAACTTCATGATGCTCGAGCTCCTCCTGACCCGACAGGACGAGCTCGACCGCACGGTGATCGGCAACTGCGCGGGCCTCCGGTTCCTCGTGCTCGACGAGCTCCACACCTACCGGGGACGGCAGGGCGCGGACGTGGCGCTGCTCGTGCGTCGGGTGCGCGAGCGGCTCGCGCCGAAGGGCCTCCTCTGCGTGGGGACCTCCGCGACGATGGCCAGCGAGGGGACCCTCGAGGACAAGAAGCGCGTGGTGGCCGAGGTGGCCTCGAAGCTCTTCGCCGTCGAGGTTCCCGAGTCGAACGTGATCACGGAGTCCCTCGAGCGCGTGACCTGCGCCGACCTCGATCACGAGAAGGTGCGTCCGCTGCTCGGTCCGTCGATCGACGCCGGGTTGCCGGAGAGCATCTCCGACGCGGAGCTGCGCGAGCACCCCCTGGCGATCTGGGTCGAGACGCGCCTCGGCGTGACCTGGTCCGAGGCCGATAGCCAGTGGGTGCGCGCGCGCCCGCTCAGCCTGGGCGAGGCCTCCGACGCGCTCAGCCGGGACGCGGGTCGCGACGTGGACGCCTGTCGGGCGGCGCTGCGCGAGCTGCTCCTCGTCTCGAGCCTTCCCGAGCAGGTGCGCACTGGCCGGCCGGGGGACAGCTCGCGGGGCTTCTTCGCCTTCAAGCTGCACCAGTTTCTTTCCGGCGCGGGGAACGCCTACGCGACCTTCGAGCCGCCCGGCCAGCGCAGCGTGACCGTCGAGGGGCAGCACTTCTTGCCCGGTGCGCCGGAAAAGCGGCTCTACCCGCTCCACTTCTGTCGCGAGTGCGGCCAGGAGGCTCACCCCGTACGGCTCGCCACGGATGGCGCCGAGACGCGCGTGCTACCGCGCGACATCGACGACACCATGGCGCTCGCGCCCGAGGCCGAGGCCGACGCTGCGGCGCTCGAGACCCAGGGGATCGGCTTCCTCGTCCCGGCGCCCGTTGACGCCGACTTCGACTTCGCCGCCCGCGACGCGGACTACCCCGAGGCCTGGCTCGAGCACGACGCGGACGGGGCCCCGCGCCTGAAGAGCTCCTATCGCGGCGCGCGCGTGCAGGAGGTGCGCGTGAGCCCGGGGGGGCTCCTCGGCACGGGCACGCCCGGCTGGCTCATTCCCGGGCGCTTCCGCTTCTGCCTGCGCTGCCGCACGGCGCACGCCACCTCGGCCCGCGACCGCACGCGGCTGGCCTCGCTCTCCTCCGAGGGCCGAAGCTCGGCGACCACGGTGCTCGTGACCAGCGTGCTGCGGGCGCTCCACGAGGCCGACTCGGGGCTCGACCGCTACACGCGCAAGCTCCTCGGCTTCTCCGACAATCGCCAGGACGCGGCCCTCCAGGCGGGTCACTTCAACGACTTCATCTTCGTCTCTCTCGTCCGCGGGTCCTTCTACGCCGCGCTCGAGGCGGCCGGCGAGGCGGGGCTGCGGAGCGACGAGCTCGGCCTGGCCCAGCAGCGCGCCCTGGGCTTCGACGGCGCGCACGCGGAGCTGCGCGCGGAATGGCTGCTCGAGGCCGGGCTCAAGGGATTCAACCTCCAGGACGCGGAGGGAACGCTCCGTCAGGTGCTCGCCTATCGCGCCTGGTTCGATCAGCGACGCGGCTGGCGCTACACGAACCCGAACCTCGAAGACCTCGGCCTCCTCGAGGTGAGCTACCTCGGCCTCGAGGAGCTCGCCGCCGACGACAGCGAGTTCGCGGACGCGCCCGAGCTCTTGCGCCATGCGACGCCGGAGGTCCGGGAGGCGGTCTACCTCGAACTCTTCGATCATCTCCGGCGCTCCCTGGCCGTGCGCAGCCAGGTGCTCGAGCCCGCGACGGTCGAGCAGCTCGCGGACCGATCTCACGCGCGGCTGCGAGCCCCTTGGGGGCTCTCTCGCGACGAGAAGCCGCCGAGCGGGCGCTGGCTGATGGTCGCCGCCCCGGCGCGACGTGAGACGCGGATGCGGGATGAAGATCTCCTCGTGCGGGGCGGCGCGCGGAGCGCTCTCGGTCGGCTCCTCCGCTCTTCCCAGGCCCCGAGCGGGCGCCGGCTCTGGTCCGACGCGACGATCGCCCGCCGGCTCAGAGCGGAGGAGCTCGACCGGCTGATCGAGGCGCTCCTCGCCGCGGCGCGCGCGCACGGCCTGGTCTCCGAGGAGGTCACGCCCTTCGATGCGCTCAAAGGCTACCGCCTGAACGACGCCTGCGTGGTCTTCCGCCGGGGCCACCCCGATCCGGCCCGCGGCGGCTCGCGGGCCAACACCTTCTTCCGCGGCCTCTACGCGAACCTGGCCGCGGTGCTGGGACAGCCCGAGCACCCCCTCTTCGGCTTCGAGGCGCGCGAGCATACCGCGCAGGTCGAGGGGGCCCGCCGCGCCATCCGCGAGAAACGCTTCCGGTACGGAGAGCACGAGCGTCGCGACCTTGCGGAGCGGACGGAAGAGGTCCAGTCCCTCGGCGAGTCCACGCGCTTTCTGCCCGTGCTCTTCTGCTCCCCGACGATGGAGCTCGGCGTGGACATCTCGAGCCTCAACGCCGTCCACCTGCGCAACGTGCCGCCGACGCCCGCCAACTACGCGCAGCGGAGCGGTCGCGCGGGCCGCGGAGGCCAGGCCGCGCTCGTCCTGACCTATTGCGCCGCCCAGAGCCCGCACGACCAGTACTTCTTCCGCGACCCGAAGGCCATGGTGCACGGGGAGGTGCGCCCACCGATCCTCGACCTCTCGAACCGCGAGCTCGTGGAGAGCCACCTCCTCGCCACCTGGCTCGCCTCGACCGAGACGCCGCTCGAGCCCTCGATCGCCGAGCTGCTCGTGCTCCCCGACCGCAGTCGGCCTCTCAAGGCCGAGCTGGTCCAGCGCCTGTGCGCGCCCCCCGTCGGGCCCCGCGCCGTGGTGCGGCTCGAGCGTCTGCTCGCATCGCTCGAGCCCGAGCTCACCGCCGAGCGGGCGCCCTGGTATCCGGGCCCCGAGCCGTTCGCGCGCGAGCTCGTCGAGGCGGCCTTCGAGCGCTTCCGCCGGGCCTTCGACCGCTGGCGCGACCTCTTCGCCAGCGCCGAGCTGCAGCGGGACGCCGCGCGCCGCGTCCTCGATAGCTACGCGGCCCGCCCTCGGGAGCGGAGCGAGGCCAAGGCCCGGCACGCGCAGGCCCTCGCGCAGCTCGAGCTCTTGCAGCAGTCGATCCACGAGCGCTCCGGCGACTTCTACGTCTACCGCTATCTCGCCACCGAGGGCTTTCTGCCGGGCTACAACTTCCCGCGCCTGCCGCTGCGCGCCTTCGTGCCACCGCCGCCCGACGGACGCGGCCGGGAAACGTACCTCCAGCGTCCGCGCTTTCTCGCCGTGGCCGAGTTTGGACCGCGGAGCCTCATCTACCACGAGGGGCGCGCCTACCGCGTCGTGCGAACCCTGCTCGGCGCCGCCTGGTCCGAGGCGACGGGGGCGGAGACGCGCCTGCCGACCCTGGCCGTGCGCATCTGCGCCTCGTGCGGCGCCGCGCACTTCGAGGACGAGAGCTCCCTCTGCCACGCCTGCCGCGCGCCGCTCGGGGACGCCGAGCAGGTGCGGGACATCCTTCGCATCGAGAACGTCGGCACCTGGCCGGCCGAGCGCATCACGGCCAATGACGAGGAGCGCCAGCGGCAGGGCTTCGAGCTGCAGACGACCTTCGCCTGGGCCACGCGCGACCATGTGCTCGACGTGCGCCGCGTCCAGGCGCTCGACGCGCGCGGACCCCTTGCCGAGCTCTCCTTCGGGGCGGGAGCCACGATCACCCGCCTCAACAAGGGGCTTCGGCGCCGTGCCGACCGCGCCGTCCACGGCTTCCTCATGAACCCCATCTCGGGCTACTGGGCCAAGAACGCCGACGAGGACGCGGAGGGCGAGGACCCGACGGCCGTGCCCCCCCAGCGCATCGTGCCCTGCGTGCAGGACCACAAGAACGCGCTGCTCCTTCGACCCACGCGCCAGGACTTCTCGCCGGTCACGCTGACCACCCTGCAGTACGCGCTCCTGCGGGGGATCGAGACCCGTTACCAGCTCGAGCAGGGCGAGCTCCTCGCCGAGCCGCTCCCGAGCCGCGAGGCTCGCAAGGGCTTCCTCTTCTACGAGGCCACCGAGGGGGGCGCGGGGGTGCTCACGCGCCTCGTGGCGGAGCCAAAGGCCCTCGCGCGAGTGGCGCGGCGAGCGCTCGAGCTCCTGCACTTCGAGCTGCCGGAGGAGGGGGGGCTGCCTCCCGACGCGGGCGGACTCCGCGAACGGCCGGGGACGGCCTGCGTCGCCGCCTGCTATGGATGTCTGATGTCCTACTTCAACCAGCCGGAGCACGAGCTCCTCGACCGCCGGGACCCGGAGCTGCGCGAGCTCCTCTTGCGCCTTGCCGGCTCGAGGACCGGGGCGGTCGAGAGCGCTCCGCCCCCGCGCCGCCGCACGGGGTCCGCGCCCGTCGCCGCGCTCCCGGGAGCCGCCGCGCGCTTTCGCGAGCGCGTGGCCGAGCTGGGTCTCCCCTCACCCGATGACGCGGCCCTTCCCCTCGGCGAGGCGCGCCTACCCCTCGTCTGGCGCCAAGACTTCGTGGTGGTGATCGAAGACGCGCAGGCCCCGCTCGCCGCGCGCCTCGAGGAGCAGGGCTTCGCCGTGATCCCGATCTCGGCCGACGAGGCGGGCTGGCAGGACGCGCTCTCCGCCCTCACGCAGGCCCTCGGGCGGGCGCCATGA